The following coding sequences lie in one Tichowtungia aerotolerans genomic window:
- the priA gene encoding primosomal protein N' produces MSRIAKVAVDLSLDREFDYQIPDELVSTVEIGSRVSVPFGHRHVNGFVVGLADESDLDELKPISQVLGEKSLITEPVMELARWMSSYYLAPFETCVRSVLPAIVRRKSRGEKKQLTVSLVNSNAKEAGNLICEDLTDKQRAVFQCLEKNGTMLLSELIAAAETTASPVKSLEKKGLVHISSESVYRDPHAGVEILKTAPLELMPEQAVALEKIVTAMDAEKPQTVLLHGVTGSGKTEVYLQAISHALEQGKGAIVLVPEIALTPQTVDRFRARFADKPERVAVLHSSLADGERYDEWHRIRSGEATIVIGARSALFAPVKNPGLIVVDEEHEPTYKQDETPRYSARDAAVMRGHRENCAVVLGSATPALESYCNAKNGKYLYVDMPSRVDDRRMPEIRVVDMRLEGQRDGKRGLFSKELVFEIRARLDRAEQTMIFLNRRGFSASLVCPACGYVSECEHCSVKRTYHKARHRLICHLCGDEQGAPDRCPECGSPEFKYSGAGTEKIEEVMAKLFPKANIARMDSDTMRKKNAHREILSKFRVGKIDILIGTQMIAKGLDFPNVTLVGVVNPDHALHMADFRAGERVFQLLTQVAGRAGRGQVAGEVLVQTYTPHHPAIQFARRMDFEGFCDQELEFRKELFYPPYSHLTCITLRGKHESQVEQTCDLLWQCLEQCVSSDVMLSPPVPAPISRVRGEYRWQILLRAEKTGEMTRPVRRAVAAIKKWPKGVRCTIDIDAASLL; encoded by the coding sequence ATGAGCCGCATTGCCAAAGTTGCCGTCGATCTTTCCCTTGATCGGGAGTTCGATTATCAGATTCCGGACGAGCTGGTTTCGACCGTCGAAATCGGCTCGCGCGTATCTGTGCCGTTCGGACACCGTCACGTAAACGGTTTCGTGGTGGGGCTGGCAGATGAATCGGATCTCGATGAGCTAAAACCGATCAGTCAAGTGCTCGGCGAAAAATCTCTGATTACCGAGCCGGTCATGGAACTGGCACGCTGGATGTCTTCATACTATCTGGCACCATTCGAAACCTGTGTCCGTTCGGTGCTGCCCGCGATTGTTCGCCGAAAATCCCGCGGCGAAAAAAAACAGCTGACGGTTTCGCTGGTAAATTCAAATGCAAAAGAGGCAGGAAACCTCATTTGCGAAGACTTGACGGACAAGCAGCGGGCGGTTTTCCAATGTTTGGAAAAAAACGGGACGATGCTTCTTTCTGAACTGATCGCGGCGGCGGAAACGACGGCGTCGCCGGTGAAGTCGCTGGAAAAAAAGGGATTGGTTCATATTTCCAGCGAATCGGTCTATCGCGACCCGCATGCGGGCGTGGAGATTCTGAAAACGGCCCCACTGGAACTGATGCCGGAGCAGGCGGTCGCGCTGGAAAAGATCGTGACCGCAATGGATGCGGAAAAGCCGCAGACGGTTCTGCTGCATGGAGTGACCGGGTCCGGAAAGACCGAAGTCTATCTCCAGGCCATTTCCCATGCGCTCGAACAGGGGAAGGGGGCGATTGTTCTGGTGCCGGAGATCGCGTTGACACCGCAGACGGTGGATCGCTTCAGGGCCCGTTTCGCCGATAAGCCGGAGCGGGTGGCAGTGCTGCACAGCTCTCTTGCCGATGGCGAGCGCTATGACGAATGGCACCGCATTCGTTCCGGCGAGGCGACGATTGTGATCGGCGCGCGTTCAGCACTGTTTGCCCCGGTTAAAAATCCCGGCCTGATTGTGGTGGATGAAGAACACGAGCCGACCTACAAGCAGGATGAGACGCCGAGATACAGTGCGCGCGACGCGGCGGTAATGAGAGGGCATCGGGAAAACTGCGCGGTGGTTCTGGGATCGGCTACGCCCGCGCTGGAGTCGTATTGCAATGCGAAGAACGGTAAGTATCTGTATGTCGATATGCCTTCGCGGGTGGACGATCGCCGTATGCCGGAAATCCGGGTGGTGGACATGCGTCTGGAAGGCCAGCGTGACGGAAAGCGCGGGCTGTTTTCCAAAGAGCTGGTTTTCGAAATCCGGGCGCGGCTTGACCGCGCTGAACAGACAATGATTTTCCTGAACCGTCGCGGTTTTTCTGCTTCACTGGTTTGTCCGGCCTGCGGGTATGTGAGTGAGTGTGAACACTGCAGTGTGAAACGAACGTATCACAAAGCACGGCATCGGTTGATCTGTCATCTTTGCGGCGATGAGCAGGGTGCTCCGGATCGTTGTCCGGAATGCGGTTCGCCGGAATTCAAGTATTCCGGGGCCGGAACCGAAAAAATTGAAGAGGTGATGGCCAAGCTTTTTCCGAAAGCGAATATTGCCCGGATGGATTCGGATACCATGCGGAAGAAAAATGCGCACCGCGAAATTCTGTCAAAATTCCGGGTTGGAAAGATCGACATTCTGATCGGTACGCAGATGATCGCCAAAGGGCTGGATTTTCCGAATGTGACCCTGGTTGGAGTGGTGAATCCGGATCACGCACTGCATATGGCGGATTTCCGGGCCGGGGAGCGGGTGTTTCAGCTGTTGACGCAGGTGGCCGGTCGCGCCGGCCGCGGGCAGGTGGCCGGCGAGGTGCTGGTGCAGACGTATACGCCGCATCATCCCGCCATCCAGTTTGCCCGGCGCATGGATTTTGAAGGCTTTTGCGATCAGGAACTGGAATTCCGCAAAGAGCTGTTCTATCCGCCGTACTCTCATCTGACCTGCATTACCTTGCGGGGAAAACATGAAAGTCAGGTGGAGCAAACCTGCGACCTGCTTTGGCAATGTTTGGAACAATGCGTTTCTTCAGACGTAATGCTTTCTCCGCCTGTGCCGGCACCGATCAGTCGTGTGCGCGGCGAGTATCGCTGGCAGATCCTGCTGCGTGCCGAGAAGACGGGCGAAATGACACGGCCGGTTCGCCGTGCGGTCGCGGCAATCAAAAAATGGCCGAAAGGGGTCAGATGCACTATTGATATCGATGCGGCATCTTTGCTTTAA
- a CDS encoding OsmC family protein — protein sequence MAIKTVKVESKLDSKFKIESTVSGHQVIVDQPAAAGGNGEGPTPLEYLFVALAGCIGSVGRIIAMQKRMAVNGMTISVEGDLNADGLLGKPTVDPVGFKEIRVSVDVDADMTAEEKAAFVHEMDSRCPVSWNLLNASSVKVSAV from the coding sequence ATGGCAATCAAAACCGTAAAAGTTGAATCAAAGCTGGACTCAAAATTTAAAATCGAAAGCACGGTGAGCGGGCATCAGGTGATTGTCGATCAACCGGCTGCCGCGGGAGGGAATGGCGAAGGCCCCACGCCGCTCGAATATCTGTTTGTTGCTTTGGCCGGATGTATCGGATCAGTCGGTCGAATTATCGCAATGCAGAAGAGAATGGCAGTAAACGGTATGACCATTTCGGTAGAGGGAGATTTGAATGCGGATGGACTGCTCGGCAAACCGACGGTTGATCCGGTTGGGTTTAAGGAAATCCGTGTGAGTGTGGATGTGGACGCCGACATGACTGCCGAAGAAAAAGCAGCCTTTGTGCACGAAATGGACTCCCGCTGTCCCGTTTCATGGAATCTGCTTAATGCTTCGTCCGTGAAGGTTTCAGCGGTTTAA
- a CDS encoding NADH:ubiquinone reductase (Na(+)-transporting) subunit F encodes MMTFLIAVGSLVAICGILALLLVIADRYLNDYGICKLIINKGSREEDVEGGSTLLNSLNSAGVFIPSACGGQGSCGLCKLKVHSGAPPVLPTEEPHLSPEEVSEHVRLCCQLKVHEDMELEIPEELFNIREFEGTVESLTDLNHDIKRLRVALPEGEELDIIPGQYVQIETPAYKKTPEPVYRAYSIATDPHDKTHIDLVIRLVPGGICTTFVFEHMEPGQPIKLNGPYGDFRLTDTEKEMIFIAGGSGMAPFLSMLAHMRNENIQRKVTYFFGARAKRDLICLDEMKAFEEALPNFKFVPCLSEPMPDDNWDGDTGLVTDVMKQHCPDLSNMEAYLCGSPGMCDASVVALTGNGMPEENIFFDKFS; translated from the coding sequence ATGATGACGTTTTTAATCGCTGTCGGAAGCCTGGTTGCCATCTGTGGAATCCTGGCCCTTCTGCTGGTCATTGCCGATCGCTACCTCAACGACTACGGCATCTGCAAACTCATCATCAACAAAGGCTCGCGCGAAGAAGATGTTGAAGGCGGCTCCACACTGCTGAATTCGCTCAACTCAGCCGGAGTTTTTATTCCGTCCGCCTGCGGTGGACAGGGCAGCTGCGGACTGTGCAAACTCAAAGTGCACTCCGGCGCACCGCCGGTTCTGCCGACTGAAGAACCGCACCTCTCTCCTGAAGAAGTCAGCGAGCATGTTCGCCTGTGCTGCCAGTTGAAAGTCCATGAAGACATGGAGCTCGAAATTCCGGAAGAGCTCTTCAATATCCGAGAGTTCGAAGGAACCGTTGAGTCGCTGACGGATCTCAACCACGACATCAAACGCCTGCGCGTCGCCCTGCCGGAAGGCGAAGAACTCGACATTATTCCGGGCCAGTATGTACAGATCGAAACCCCGGCCTATAAGAAAACCCCCGAACCGGTCTACCGCGCCTACTCCATCGCCACAGATCCGCACGATAAAACGCATATCGATCTCGTCATCCGCCTCGTCCCGGGAGGCATCTGCACCACGTTTGTGTTTGAACACATGGAACCCGGACAACCCATTAAACTGAACGGGCCTTATGGAGACTTCCGCCTCACCGACACAGAAAAGGAAATGATCTTTATTGCCGGAGGATCCGGAATGGCTCCGTTCCTCAGCATGCTCGCCCATATGCGCAACGAAAACATCCAGCGCAAGGTCACGTATTTCTTCGGCGCCCGCGCAAAGCGCGACCTGATCTGCCTCGATGAAATGAAAGCGTTCGAAGAAGCTCTGCCCAACTTTAAGTTCGTCCCCTGCCTCAGTGAGCCGATGCCCGATGACAACTGGGATGGAGATACCGGACTCGTTACCGATGTGATGAAACAGCACTGCCCCGACCTTTCCAACATGGAGGCGTACCTCTGCGGATCTCCCGGAATGTGCGATGCGTCCGTCGTCGCCCTCACCGGCAACGGCATGCCGGAAGAAAATATCTTCTTCGACAAATTCAGCTAG
- a CDS encoding NADH:ubiquinone reductase (Na(+)-transporting) subunit E: MILAAIQPAVAEPGLFVQLIVIFLAAAFTENILLARFLGMCSFLAISRQMKTSLGLGFAVVFVTTFTAAINWLLHTYVMVPLHIEFLELIVFIVVIAAFVQLVEMVIERFSPSLYFSLGIFLPLITVNCAILGVSLFMLNKEDFGFLHSLVFGFGSGIGWLVAIVLMAGIREQIKEDKIPAGLRGSGITLIITGIIALAFVAFSGMIK, translated from the coding sequence ATGATTCTGGCCGCCATCCAACCTGCTGTTGCAGAGCCCGGACTGTTCGTGCAGCTGATCGTCATTTTCCTGGCAGCTGCATTTACTGAAAATATTCTGCTGGCCCGCTTTCTGGGAATGTGCTCGTTCCTGGCAATATCACGCCAGATGAAAACCAGTCTCGGCCTCGGGTTTGCGGTTGTATTCGTCACCACATTCACTGCGGCCATCAACTGGCTGCTGCACACCTATGTCATGGTGCCGCTCCATATTGAGTTTCTCGAACTGATTGTGTTTATCGTCGTCATTGCGGCCTTCGTACAGCTGGTGGAAATGGTGATCGAACGCTTCAGTCCATCGCTCTACTTCTCACTCGGAATCTTCCTGCCGCTGATCACTGTAAACTGCGCGATTCTCGGAGTTTCCCTGTTTATGCTCAACAAAGAGGACTTTGGATTCCTCCATTCTCTGGTGTTCGGCTTCGGCAGCGGAATCGGCTGGCTGGTTGCCATCGTGCTGATGGCCGGAATCCGCGAGCAGATTAAAGAGGACAAAATCCCGGCCGGACTGCGCGGTTCAGGAATCACATTGATTATCACCGGAATTATCGCCCTCGCCTTTGTCGCTTTCAGTGGAATGATAAAGTAG
- a CDS encoding Rnf-Nqr domain containing protein, protein MAFKDTLGGRALIGNLWRDNPVFRQVLGICSALAVTNLLKNTLLMCGGLVFTAALSNLTVSLLRKSIPKQVRMMVQVLIIAAYVIIVDTFIRAQFPDIHKTIGPYVGLIITNCIIMGRAEAFASKNPAWPSLLDGIGAGLGYSFVLIVIAVFREALGFGTLLGIPLPGRDIWWYQWTIMVMPPGAFFMLALVAWFGNSYVLKKEGGAK, encoded by the coding sequence ATGGCATTCAAAGACACACTCGGAGGCCGGGCCCTGATCGGAAACCTGTGGAGAGACAATCCGGTCTTCCGCCAGGTTCTTGGAATCTGCTCCGCTCTGGCCGTAACCAATCTCTTAAAGAACACCCTGCTTATGTGCGGCGGGCTGGTTTTCACGGCAGCCCTGTCCAACCTGACGGTTTCGCTGCTGAGGAAATCCATTCCGAAGCAGGTTCGCATGATGGTTCAGGTGCTCATCATCGCCGCCTATGTCATCATCGTAGACACCTTTATCCGGGCACAGTTCCCGGACATTCACAAAACGATCGGACCGTATGTCGGACTGATCATTACCAACTGCATCATCATGGGACGCGCCGAAGCGTTTGCTTCTAAAAATCCGGCATGGCCTTCCCTGCTCGACGGCATCGGCGCCGGGCTCGGTTACAGCTTTGTGCTTATCGTTATCGCGGTATTCCGCGAGGCGCTCGGGTTTGGAACCCTGCTGGGAATTCCGCTGCCCGGCCGTGACATCTGGTGGTACCAATGGACGATCATGGTCATGCCTCCCGGTGCATTTTTCATGCTCGCACTGGTTGCATGGTTTGGAAACAGCTACGTGCTGAAAAAAGAAGGAGGTGCGAAATGA
- a CDS encoding FMN-binding protein has protein sequence MKRFKTVLFMVVIAALYGAGVTGLYLSSEKTVQQNKRFLEQRALVQLFGLGDTQKLSKKEIAALVEAQIDRSETLTDPQTGNKIQLLKAYKSAAQNQLIAYGFPFSGIGFWAEINGYIAVNASLQKTVGLKVISQSETPGLGARIEEPFFVQPFKDGLDISKPAPGKSYIYMGTSGSKPDPGTPQYERTFDAITGATQTSLAMERMLNAAVAQFRRAADNRKAGE, from the coding sequence ATGAAACGGTTCAAAACAGTCCTGTTCATGGTGGTGATTGCCGCGCTGTACGGAGCGGGGGTAACCGGTCTTTACCTGAGTTCCGAAAAAACCGTACAGCAGAACAAGCGCTTTCTGGAACAGCGGGCTCTCGTACAGCTGTTCGGGCTCGGTGACACCCAAAAGCTCTCGAAAAAAGAAATCGCCGCCCTTGTTGAGGCACAGATCGACCGCAGTGAAACTCTGACCGATCCGCAGACCGGGAACAAGATTCAGCTGCTAAAAGCCTATAAGAGTGCCGCACAGAATCAGCTGATTGCCTACGGCTTCCCCTTTTCCGGCATCGGCTTCTGGGCCGAAATCAACGGCTATATTGCCGTGAATGCATCGTTGCAGAAAACAGTCGGGCTCAAAGTGATCTCCCAATCGGAAACCCCCGGTCTCGGCGCACGCATTGAAGAACCTTTTTTTGTGCAGCCGTTCAAAGACGGACTGGACATCAGCAAACCGGCACCGGGGAAAAGCTATATCTATATGGGCACATCCGGTTCAAAACCGGACCCCGGCACACCGCAATATGAACGGACCTTTGACGCCATCACCGGCGCAACCCAGACCTCGCTGGCAATGGAACGGATGCTGAACGCCGCCGTCGCTCAATTCCGACGGGCGGCCGACAACCGGAAGGCAGGAGAATAA
- a CDS encoding RnfABCDGE type electron transport complex subunit D: protein MPTDTKKKPWLKQQPMMRKVEIALMPPLLGAIYFFGWRTLAIVIWVAIVGAATEYFMSKKRGDTVSEAVFVTSLLLGLSLPPTIPFWQAGVGAFVAILFGKEVFGGFPRNVFNPAIVGRGFLYVCFPTDMTSQFTPVWKGLPGGLAHWGANKVIEGIDAVSAATPMWARRDFGFETSLLDLVTGNIGRLFTDADGIQRTLTAGSIGEVSAILILLGGGYLLWTKTAQWRLTVATLAGAIVSTAFFRYVLRADAVPPVLWSLCSGAMLYAAFFMVTDPITAPKNKNAQWIYGAFIGTMIVFLRWKAVFAGAVAFAILLGNTLGPSLEMFYKARAKKQKTKATKQGAAA from the coding sequence ATGCCGACTGATACAAAGAAAAAGCCCTGGCTTAAACAGCAGCCGATGATGCGCAAAGTGGAAATCGCTCTGATGCCTCCTCTTCTCGGCGCCATTTACTTTTTTGGATGGCGCACTCTGGCCATCGTGATCTGGGTGGCAATTGTCGGCGCGGCAACCGAATATTTTATGTCAAAAAAACGCGGCGACACCGTCAGCGAAGCTGTATTCGTGACATCGCTCCTGCTCGGACTCTCCCTTCCGCCGACGATTCCCTTCTGGCAGGCCGGTGTCGGCGCATTTGTCGCCATCCTGTTCGGCAAAGAGGTATTCGGAGGATTTCCGCGCAACGTATTCAATCCGGCCATTGTCGGCCGCGGCTTTCTTTACGTCTGCTTCCCGACCGATATGACCAGCCAGTTTACGCCGGTCTGGAAAGGACTTCCCGGCGGCCTGGCTCATTGGGGTGCCAACAAAGTAATCGAGGGCATTGACGCAGTATCCGCTGCAACGCCGATGTGGGCACGCCGCGACTTCGGCTTCGAGACATCATTGCTCGATCTGGTCACCGGTAATATCGGACGGCTTTTCACGGACGCCGACGGCATACAGCGTACGCTGACCGCCGGATCGATCGGTGAGGTCTCCGCCATTCTGATCCTACTCGGCGGCGGCTATCTGCTCTGGACCAAGACCGCTCAATGGCGGCTGACGGTGGCGACGCTGGCCGGGGCCATTGTCTCCACCGCGTTTTTCCGCTATGTACTCCGGGCTGATGCTGTGCCGCCGGTTCTATGGTCTCTCTGTTCCGGCGCTATGCTTTATGCCGCTTTCTTTATGGTCACGGACCCGATCACTGCGCCGAAAAATAAAAACGCCCAATGGATTTACGGTGCATTTATCGGAACCATGATTGTCTTCCTGCGCTGGAAAGCGGTTTTTGCCGGCGCGGTGGCGTTTGCCATTCTGCTCGGAAACACGCTGGGGCCATCGCTGGAAATGTTCTACAAGGCACGCGCTAAAAAGCAGAAAACCAAAGCGACTAAACAGGGAGCGGCTGCCTGA
- a CDS encoding iron-sulfur cluster biosynthesis family protein: MKLTPAAEKRLKKLLPPEAAGFSVTGYIGTCRGSTPVLHPAECAADSQETITSNGITFFVNADIAGVFRECEMDYDPALFGKGLNAVWPHREGCACHQG, encoded by the coding sequence ATGAAACTGACTCCTGCAGCAGAAAAGCGGTTAAAAAAACTCCTTCCTCCGGAGGCCGCCGGGTTCTCCGTTACCGGCTATATCGGCACCTGCCGGGGAAGCACGCCTGTTCTCCATCCGGCTGAATGCGCGGCGGACAGCCAGGAAACCATCACAAGCAACGGAATCACTTTTTTTGTAAACGCCGACATTGCGGGCGTCTTTCGCGAGTGCGAAATGGACTACGACCCCGCCCTGTTCGGAAAAGGACTGAACGCTGTCTGGCCGCACCGCGAAGGTTGCGCCTGCCACCAAGGTTGA